The Chthoniobacterales bacterium genome has a window encoding:
- a CDS encoding ABC transporter permease: MQTLFSDIRYAFRMIAKSPGFAGLAVLAFALGIGANTAIFSVVNAVLLRPLPYPHSERLINIREKTPTFPGGSVSYPNFLDWRAAQHSFTDLTLFRRESYNLSSVKGGTAPERIGGARVTANFLTVLEVAPQLGRDFTEADDVPHGPKVALITEKMWKKRFGGSRDVLGQHILVDGISYEIIGVLPATVRMPRLAEIYVPLGDVRTEQGVLLRDNHPGFGALGRLKEGTTLEQARADLDTIAVALEKKYPDSNTGRRITTQLLLESSVGEYRQSLYLLLGAVACVLLIACANVANLQLARMLARGKELAVRSALGASGWRLTRQVLTESAVLALLGALAGVLLAIWSLDAILALSPARVPRFHETRIDLFALGFTVAVAILSGVLVGIWPAWRISKSSSLALALHESARGSSDGVNKQRARSGLVITQVALAVVLLAAGGLMLKSFWRAQQAPLGFDPHNILTLTVALPSARYDKEEKINVFYDKLLAKVSALPSVTAAAIGVNVPFDDNEWDSSFHLTGTPPHEHGKEPSAEINFVSPDYFKVLGMPVARGRAFGREETPGKQTAVMIDESLAKKFFPGQDPVGKQLDNNQTLKENPPPLTIVGIVPRTRNEAPGEKNVESLNFPQLYLPFTQFPNENVTLLVRVAAGDPLALAPAVKREIESIDPDQPVAQISTMENNIGASLAARRLTMMLLGAFAGLALVLASVGIYGVMALSTTQRTREMGIRFALGASRADVLRLVLGKGISLIGVGLLAGLIGAFLASQALSSLLYNVGSLDAVALIGAVVTLAAVAFLACYLPARRASQVNPIEALRME; the protein is encoded by the coding sequence ATGCAAACTCTCTTTTCCGACATCCGCTACGCGTTTCGCATGATCGCGAAATCACCCGGGTTCGCCGGGCTCGCCGTGCTCGCGTTCGCCCTCGGCATTGGCGCCAACACCGCTATCTTCAGCGTGGTCAACGCCGTCCTGCTTCGGCCGCTGCCTTATCCGCATTCGGAGCGCTTGATCAACATCCGGGAGAAAACTCCGACCTTCCCGGGGGGTTCAGTGAGTTACCCGAACTTCCTCGACTGGCGCGCCGCGCAGCACAGCTTCACCGACCTGACCCTTTTCCGCCGCGAATCCTATAACCTTTCCAGCGTCAAAGGAGGCACGGCGCCAGAACGCATTGGCGGAGCGCGCGTGACGGCGAATTTCCTGACCGTTCTCGAGGTGGCTCCGCAGCTGGGCCGCGATTTTACGGAGGCGGATGACGTGCCTCATGGCCCGAAAGTGGCGCTCATTACCGAGAAGATGTGGAAGAAACGCTTCGGCGGATCGCGCGACGTTCTTGGCCAGCACATTTTGGTCGACGGCATTTCCTACGAAATCATCGGCGTGTTGCCAGCGACTGTCCGCATGCCGCGGCTGGCGGAGATTTACGTCCCCCTGGGTGACGTTCGAACCGAACAGGGTGTCCTCTTGCGTGATAATCATCCCGGCTTCGGCGCTCTCGGCCGCTTGAAAGAAGGGACGACCCTGGAACAAGCCCGCGCCGATCTGGACACGATCGCGGTCGCCTTGGAAAAGAAATATCCGGACTCGAATACTGGGCGGCGGATCACCACCCAGTTGCTCTTGGAATCATCCGTCGGCGAGTACCGGCAAAGCCTTTATCTTCTGCTTGGCGCGGTCGCCTGTGTTTTGCTGATCGCCTGCGCGAACGTCGCGAACCTGCAGCTTGCCCGTATGCTGGCCCGGGGCAAGGAACTGGCCGTGCGGAGCGCGCTCGGCGCAAGCGGCTGGCGTCTCACTCGGCAAGTGCTGACCGAAAGCGCGGTCCTCGCGTTGCTGGGCGCGCTCGCTGGAGTCCTGCTCGCCATCTGGAGCCTCGACGCCATTCTGGCGCTGAGTCCGGCGCGCGTCCCGCGTTTCCACGAAACCCGGATCGACTTGTTCGCGCTCGGGTTCACCGTCGCCGTGGCGATCCTTTCCGGCGTCCTGGTTGGAATTTGGCCGGCCTGGCGAATCTCAAAAAGCAGCTCCCTCGCCCTGGCTTTGCATGAAAGCGCTCGCGGCAGCAGCGACGGAGTGAATAAGCAGCGCGCCCGCTCAGGCCTCGTCATCACCCAGGTGGCGCTGGCGGTGGTTCTCCTCGCGGCGGGCGGTTTGATGCTGAAGAGCTTCTGGCGCGCGCAACAGGCGCCGCTTGGTTTTGATCCGCACAATATCCTCACGCTGACTGTCGCCTTGCCGAGTGCGCGCTACGACAAGGAAGAAAAAATCAACGTTTTCTACGACAAGCTCCTCGCCAAAGTCTCCGCGCTCCCTTCTGTCACCGCCGCCGCGATCGGGGTGAATGTGCCGTTCGACGACAACGAATGGGACAGCTCTTTTCATCTCACCGGCACCCCGCCGCACGAGCATGGCAAGGAACCTTCCGCCGAAATTAATTTCGTCTCGCCCGATTACTTCAAAGTCCTCGGCATGCCGGTCGCGCGCGGCCGCGCTTTTGGACGCGAGGAAACGCCAGGTAAACAAACCGCCGTCATGATCGATGAAAGCCTGGCCAAGAAGTTTTTCCCGGGGCAGGATCCGGTCGGCAAGCAGCTCGACAACAACCAGACGCTGAAGGAGAACCCTCCGCCGCTGACGATTGTCGGCATCGTGCCGCGAACGCGAAACGAGGCGCCGGGCGAAAAGAACGTCGAGAGCCTGAATTTCCCGCAGCTTTATTTGCCGTTCACCCAGTTCCCGAATGAAAACGTGACTTTGCTGGTGCGCGTCGCCGCTGGCGATCCACTCGCGCTTGCCCCGGCGGTCAAACGCGAGATCGAATCGATCGACCCCGACCAGCCGGTCGCTCAGATTTCGACGATGGAAAACAATATCGGCGCGAGCCTGGCTGCGCGCCGCCTGACCATGATGCTCCTCGGCGCTTTCGCCGGGCTTGCGCTCGTCCTGGCCAGTGTCGGCATTTACGGCGTGATGGCGTTGAGCACCACCCAACGCACCCGGGAAATGGGAATCCGTTTCGCGCTGGGCGCCAGCCGCGCCGATGTGTTGCGCCTCGTTCTCGGCAAAGGCATTTCGCTCATCGGCGTCGGATTGCTGGCCGGGCTTATCGGCGCGTTCCTCGCGAGCCAGGCCTTAAGCAGTTTGCTTTACAACGTCGGTTCTCTCGACGCCGTCGCGCTCATCGGCGCCGTCGTTACCCTGGCCGCCGTTGCCTTCCTCGCCTGCTATCTTCCCGCCCGCCGCGCCAGCCAGGTCAATCCGATCGAAGCTTTGCGCATGGAATAA